The following proteins come from a genomic window of Geomonas sp. RF6:
- a CDS encoding ethanolamine ammonia-lyase yields MRRLLLITAMLFLVVLGFASTSGAIVIKTVKPGEDVFKYMTRVKGSFDQTLYRQIIGASNAFKEGDKTIGVAADTNASRENARKLLANTTIKDLSSHPLLNDNLYKFAKDSVDAAQYEKIKNWPLGKMKSFLLTASETQIKSVMYGMNCEVVGCLPKLMSNKELIAVNRKIFNPLPGTKIGAKGYLSARIQPNSPTDDPEEIQWQVLDGFAYGVGDLVLGTNPVDGTKEQTARVETALKEVVDAFQLNGKLPWCVLAHIDVQREIYNEKPELVNIMFQSLAGTDAANKTFDITVDKMVDHAKSRKGQKYGLYFETGQGSDFTNGAAEGVDMVVLESRKYGMARGLKQILAQVEPNGAYVHLNDVAGFIGPEVFRTKEQLVRCCLEDILMGKLQGITIGLDICSTLHMSVSLDDLQWCQDQIMAANPAYLMALPTRNDPMLSYLTTSYQDHVRLRSKFGYKVNDVMWDFFKRIQVIDANGKPTKHFGDPVWVYYQFQKAKGDTRTQQAIMAEGKKKYNEIQTTWLKTGNKVPLASGYGKNYWDPNPQLDKRVRELYADAKKAIWSEFSPEFVKKIPDSVQLATLSKDRENYIVHPESGEKLNPQSVATLEKLRDAWQGKVPDVQIVVSDGLNANSIMDPDHVLPYITALREELQASGLTVDKNTIVINSGRVRAGYMVGDILYGKSDPNKPRAIVHIIGERPGTGQNAFSVYIAAPKGQVWQEQKCDHNMVKVVCGISKQATKPKDAAKQTVKLLKGLMST; encoded by the coding sequence ATGAGACGATTACTTTTGATCACAGCGATGCTTTTCCTGGTGGTTCTCGGATTCGCGAGCACCAGCGGCGCCATCGTCATCAAGACCGTGAAACCGGGTGAGGATGTCTTCAAGTACATGACCCGGGTGAAAGGCTCTTTCGACCAGACCCTGTACCGCCAGATCATCGGCGCGTCCAACGCCTTCAAGGAAGGTGACAAGACGATCGGCGTCGCCGCCGACACCAATGCCAGCAGGGAGAACGCCCGCAAGCTCCTGGCAAACACCACCATCAAGGACCTCTCCAGCCACCCCCTTTTGAACGACAACCTGTACAAGTTCGCCAAGGATTCGGTGGACGCGGCGCAGTACGAAAAGATAAAGAACTGGCCCCTGGGCAAGATGAAAAGCTTCCTCCTCACCGCTTCCGAGACGCAGATAAAGTCGGTCATGTACGGGATGAACTGCGAGGTCGTCGGCTGCCTGCCGAAGCTCATGAGCAACAAGGAGCTGATCGCGGTGAACCGGAAGATCTTCAATCCGCTGCCGGGTACCAAGATCGGCGCCAAGGGGTACCTGAGCGCGCGCATCCAGCCTAACTCCCCGACTGACGATCCGGAAGAGATCCAGTGGCAGGTGCTGGACGGCTTCGCCTATGGGGTAGGCGACCTCGTGCTCGGCACCAATCCGGTGGACGGCACCAAAGAGCAGACCGCACGGGTCGAGACCGCGCTGAAAGAGGTGGTCGACGCCTTCCAGCTGAACGGAAAGCTCCCCTGGTGCGTGCTGGCGCACATAGACGTGCAGCGGGAGATCTACAACGAGAAACCCGAGCTCGTGAACATCATGTTCCAGAGCCTTGCCGGAACCGACGCCGCCAACAAGACCTTCGACATCACCGTCGACAAGATGGTCGACCACGCCAAGTCGCGCAAGGGACAGAAGTACGGCCTCTATTTCGAGACCGGTCAGGGCTCCGACTTCACCAACGGCGCCGCGGAAGGGGTGGACATGGTCGTCCTCGAGTCCCGCAAGTACGGGATGGCGCGCGGCCTGAAGCAGATCCTCGCCCAGGTGGAGCCCAACGGCGCCTACGTCCACCTGAACGACGTGGCCGGCTTCATCGGGCCGGAAGTGTTCAGGACGAAGGAGCAGCTGGTACGCTGCTGTCTCGAAGACATCCTGATGGGCAAACTGCAGGGGATCACCATCGGCCTCGACATCTGCTCGACGCTGCACATGTCGGTCAGCCTCGACGACCTGCAGTGGTGCCAGGACCAGATCATGGCGGCAAACCCCGCCTACCTCATGGCGCTCCCCACCCGGAACGACCCGATGCTCAGCTACCTCACCACGAGCTACCAGGACCACGTCCGGCTGCGCAGCAAGTTCGGTTACAAGGTAAACGACGTCATGTGGGACTTCTTCAAGCGCATCCAGGTCATCGACGCCAACGGCAAGCCGACGAAACACTTCGGCGACCCGGTCTGGGTGTACTACCAGTTCCAGAAGGCGAAGGGTGACACCCGCACGCAGCAGGCGATCATGGCGGAAGGGAAAAAGAAGTACAACGAGATCCAGACGACCTGGCTGAAGACCGGAAACAAGGTCCCCCTCGCATCCGGATACGGCAAGAACTATTGGGATCCCAACCCGCAGCTCGACAAGCGGGTGCGCGAGCTCTACGCCGACGCCAAGAAGGCGATCTGGTCCGAGTTCTCCCCCGAGTTTGTGAAGAAGATCCCCGACTCCGTCCAGCTCGCCACCCTCTCCAAGGACCGCGAGAACTACATCGTGCATCCGGAATCCGGCGAGAAGCTGAACCCGCAGTCGGTGGCGACGCTGGAGAAGCTGCGCGACGCGTGGCAGGGGAAAGTGCCTGACGTGCAGATCGTGGTCTCCGACGGCCTGAACGCGAACTCCATCATGGATCCGGACCATGTGTTGCCGTACATCACGGCCCTCAGGGAAGAGCTCCAGGCCTCCGGCCTCACGGTGGACAAGAACACCATCGTGATCAACAGCGGCCGCGTGCGCGCCGGGTACATGGTAGGGGACATCCTCTACGGAAAATCAGATCCCAACAAGCCGCGCGCCATTGTCCACATCATAGGGGAGCGTCCGGGCACCGGTCAGAACGCCTTCTCCGTGTACATCGCAGCTCCGAAAGGGCAAGTGTGGCAGGAGCAGAAGTGCGACCACAACATGGTGAAGGTTGTGTGCGGCATCTCCAAGCAGGCCACGAAACCGAAGGATGCGGCGAAGCAGACCGTGAAGCTCCTGAAGGGGCTTATGTCAACGTAG
- a CDS encoding TorF family putative porin: MKVSLRLFSLSFLVLLAICMGSESRGEDLTAEKHPSAAAEAPKPGMKEIPEDLNADLNVSFYSKYVWRGYELSKDSLVIFPTATVGYKGFAVNLWADMDTRFYGGPDKEFKIQETDVTVSYSNAIAPLKLNYSLGWIYYNYQPNKNQEVFATFTFDTILKPTFCVYNEIEIGQAWYFLLGLSHSIPVYRDFSLDLAATVAYLHDKSEPSDFSNFHDGNLTVGMKIPLNKYLSVSPRVQYSFPLNEHARREIRDLSFTKNDSDFVYGGLVFDLAI, from the coding sequence ATGAAGGTATCGCTTAGACTGTTCTCTTTGAGTTTCCTTGTTCTACTGGCGATCTGCATGGGGTCTGAGTCACGCGGGGAGGACCTTACCGCAGAGAAGCACCCGTCCGCAGCTGCCGAGGCTCCCAAGCCGGGGATGAAGGAGATCCCCGAAGACCTGAATGCCGATCTCAACGTCTCGTTCTACTCCAAGTACGTCTGGCGCGGCTACGAGCTCAGCAAGGACAGCCTCGTGATCTTCCCGACCGCGACCGTCGGCTACAAGGGATTCGCAGTGAACCTGTGGGCCGACATGGACACCCGCTTTTACGGCGGCCCCGACAAGGAGTTCAAGATCCAGGAAACGGACGTCACCGTCTCCTACAGCAACGCCATCGCGCCGTTGAAGCTCAACTACTCGCTGGGATGGATCTACTACAACTACCAGCCAAACAAGAACCAGGAAGTCTTTGCGACCTTCACCTTCGACACGATCCTGAAGCCGACCTTCTGCGTCTATAACGAGATAGAGATCGGGCAGGCCTGGTACTTCCTCCTCGGCCTTTCCCACAGCATCCCCGTCTACAGAGACTTCTCCCTCGACCTCGCCGCTACCGTCGCCTATCTGCACGACAAGTCCGAGCCTTCCGACTTCTCCAACTTCCACGACGGCAACCTCACCGTCGGCATGAAGATCCCGCTGAACAAGTACCTCTCGGTGTCGCCGCGGGTTCAGTACTCCTTCCCGCTCAACGAGCACGCTCGCCGCGAGATCCGCGATCTCAGCTTCACCAAAAACGACTCCGACTTCGTGTACGGAGGCCTCGTCTTCGACCTGGCGATATAG
- a CDS encoding response regulator, producing the protein MLDILVVDKDKNATKMLADLLMEEGYHVSVTGSAAQALYLVVKERAQVVLLGDEVDDSTIADLIPVLKQCNKKLSIIFMSGNAPLSLIRQVRNHGIFYHALKPLGREGWEEIRQAVRCAFATQLKGFCPAF; encoded by the coding sequence ATGCTCGATATTCTGGTGGTCGACAAGGATAAGAACGCCACGAAAATGCTGGCGGATCTCCTGATGGAGGAGGGGTACCACGTCAGCGTCACCGGCTCAGCGGCACAGGCTCTGTATCTCGTGGTAAAGGAGCGCGCGCAGGTGGTGCTCCTCGGGGATGAGGTTGATGATTCCACCATAGCCGACCTGATACCGGTCTTGAAGCAGTGCAACAAGAAGCTGAGCATCATATTTATGTCAGGAAACGCGCCCCTGTCGTTGATCCGCCAGGTGCGCAACCATGGGATCTTCTATCATGCCCTGAAGCCTCTCGGCAGGGAAGGGTGGGAAGAGATACGGCAGGCAGTAAGGTGCGCCTTTGCCACGCAGCTCAAGGGATTTTGTCCCGCGTTTTAA
- a CDS encoding ABC transporter substrate-binding protein yields the protein MRKLSLLSLCIVITVALLGITASQAARKETLRITCWEGYADAAIVKEYKALVKAKYGIDVDVQTHYPTDQDEFYQAAKNGTADLISPPADLAKTPRFNCFQQGNFLLSEVDLKNIPNAQKMIPFFQADQSLIHKGKRYGVPYNCGPYGLDYNTEMVQEPPQSWNVLWDPQYKGKYTINNNFCKCNIWITALSLGYRYDQIFDIEKLDRQKVQERLNVLAQNAYSFWDGSAKPEEFPKLALATDWGFAAAQANQKGGKWMVAAPKEGGTAWIDYWCITKAAAKGTKKKLCEEWINLQLSPKAQAAVVKKQGVSPVVNLAEGLVTPTERTLFHVGDNDYFKTVAIWQVMSEKTEKAYAEMWETAKATRKK from the coding sequence ATGAGAAAGCTGTCGCTTTTGTCACTGTGCATTGTCATCACTGTCGCTCTTTTGGGGATCACGGCCTCGCAGGCAGCCCGAAAAGAAACGCTCAGGATCACCTGTTGGGAAGGGTACGCTGACGCCGCCATCGTGAAGGAATACAAGGCGTTGGTGAAGGCGAAGTACGGTATCGACGTCGACGTGCAGACGCACTACCCCACCGACCAGGACGAGTTCTACCAGGCAGCGAAAAATGGTACCGCCGACCTCATCTCACCGCCAGCTGACCTCGCCAAGACCCCGCGCTTCAACTGCTTCCAGCAGGGGAACTTCCTCCTCTCGGAGGTGGATCTCAAAAACATCCCCAACGCACAGAAGATGATCCCCTTCTTCCAGGCGGACCAGTCCCTGATCCACAAGGGGAAGCGCTACGGCGTCCCGTACAACTGCGGGCCGTACGGGCTCGATTACAACACCGAGATGGTGCAGGAGCCCCCGCAGAGCTGGAACGTCCTGTGGGACCCGCAGTACAAGGGGAAGTACACCATCAACAACAACTTCTGTAAGTGCAATATCTGGATCACCGCCCTCTCGCTCGGGTACCGTTACGACCAGATCTTCGATATCGAGAAGCTCGACCGCCAGAAGGTCCAGGAGAGGCTGAACGTTCTCGCACAAAACGCCTACAGCTTCTGGGACGGCTCGGCCAAACCGGAGGAGTTCCCGAAGCTCGCGCTCGCGACGGACTGGGGTTTCGCTGCCGCGCAGGCAAACCAGAAGGGTGGCAAGTGGATGGTCGCCGCTCCCAAGGAAGGGGGCACAGCCTGGATCGACTACTGGTGCATAACGAAGGCAGCCGCAAAGGGGACGAAGAAGAAGCTCTGTGAGGAATGGATCAACCTGCAGCTTTCCCCGAAGGCCCAGGCAGCGGTCGTAAAAAAGCAGGGGGTCTCCCCCGTGGTCAATCTCGCCGAGGGTCTCGTGACCCCGACGGAGAGGACCCTGTTCCACGTGGGGGACAACGACTACTTCAAGACCGTGGCGATCTGGCAGGTCATGAGCGAGAAGACGGAGAAGGCGTACGCCGAGATGTGGGAGACGGCAAAGGCCACCAGAAAGAAATAA
- a CDS encoding PocR ligand-binding domain-containing protein, giving the protein MKRVAFHELVEIAEVRRMLEAHQQLTGTVSAIVDTDGNILVAAGWQDVCTRFHRANPRTAWRCQQSDAYLKEHLGTGSEEYLDYRCLNGLRDVAMPIVISGEHLATFFTGQFFYEDEKPDEDFFRQQAREFAFDEEEYLDAVRRAPVFTREQVSHTMRYFRSLVHLLANMGLKNLHLAQEVQERQHAEAALRRTETVLRSIFDTIPDQLSLIDREYRTIHSNRPGRLERADRGEADQCHDFYFGIGEPCNNCHVAKAFETGERVVTEKRNPRMGHIEVRAYPVFDESGEVATVVEHIRDINERRRIDEALRESEQRLRTTIHGSAIPIFVVGSDRKVIHWNRALEQLTGISEADVVGTDRAWSAFHDTERPLLADLLATGKSDEISRWYGTFCDKSKLIAEAYESTGFSTKVPGGGKWLHFTAAALRDTRGKLIGAIETIEDITERKEAEEKWRSLYNNLPGGSYTVNENRIIEDVNDLVCTITGFSRDELVGKPCGVICSNAQGGCHFLDHGVEHLDNKEILLRGKDGRYIPIIKSARRIVTGKRLMVVENFQDITEQKRLEEQLRHSQKMEAIGQMAGGVAHDFNNILTVILGNANLLQMKTEENEPLLRHLDQIVKSAEKATHLTHSLLAFSRKHVVRLTAGSVNDIVRKAENLLSRLIPEDIELRFVTGGDFQVKADSVQIEQVIMNLVTNARDAMPAGGMITVGTDEVELDPDAARMKGMVEGGRYVRISVSDNGIGIPADLHQRIFEPFFTTKETGKGTGLGLSIVYGIVKQHNGYIDVHSEPGKGTVMEVCLPSVAETVPRQERTESEPPRGHETVLLAEDEPMVRELTRSILEASGYRVLEAVDGLDALEKFQADGDKIHLLLFDVIMPRMNGKKAYDEIRKVRPDVAALFMSGYTGDFLSSKRGIDEDFNFISKPLTRSTLLHKVREVLETGTPVPAKA; this is encoded by the coding sequence ATGAAACGAGTAGCCTTCCACGAACTGGTGGAGATAGCAGAGGTCCGCCGCATGCTGGAAGCGCACCAGCAGCTCACCGGAACGGTCTCTGCCATCGTAGACACCGACGGGAACATCCTCGTCGCCGCCGGGTGGCAGGACGTCTGCACCAGATTCCACAGGGCCAATCCGAGGACGGCCTGGCGCTGCCAGCAAAGCGATGCCTACCTGAAGGAGCACCTCGGCACCGGCTCGGAGGAATACCTCGACTACCGCTGCCTAAACGGGCTGCGCGACGTCGCCATGCCGATCGTCATCTCCGGCGAGCACCTCGCCACCTTCTTCACAGGCCAGTTCTTCTACGAGGACGAAAAGCCGGATGAGGATTTTTTCCGCCAGCAGGCCCGTGAATTCGCCTTCGACGAGGAGGAGTACCTCGACGCGGTGCGTCGCGCCCCGGTCTTTACCAGGGAGCAGGTGAGCCACACCATGCGCTACTTCCGCAGCCTGGTGCACCTGCTCGCCAACATGGGGCTAAAGAACCTGCACCTCGCCCAGGAGGTGCAGGAACGCCAGCACGCCGAAGCGGCGCTGCGCCGGACCGAGACGGTGCTGCGCAGCATTTTCGACACCATACCGGACCAGCTCTCCCTCATCGACAGGGAGTACCGCACCATCCACTCCAACCGGCCGGGGCGGCTGGAAAGGGCGGATAGGGGGGAGGCGGATCAGTGCCACGACTTCTACTTCGGCATCGGGGAGCCGTGCAACAACTGCCATGTCGCGAAGGCCTTCGAGACCGGGGAGCGCGTCGTGACCGAAAAGAGGAACCCGCGCATGGGGCACATCGAGGTCCGTGCCTACCCCGTCTTCGACGAATCGGGAGAGGTGGCGACGGTCGTCGAGCATATCCGCGACATCAACGAGCGCAGGCGCATCGACGAGGCGCTGCGGGAGAGCGAACAGAGGCTGCGCACCACCATCCACGGCTCCGCCATCCCCATCTTCGTTGTCGGCAGCGACAGGAAGGTGATCCACTGGAATCGGGCGCTGGAACAGCTGACAGGGATCAGCGAGGCCGATGTGGTGGGAACCGACCGGGCGTGGAGCGCGTTCCACGACACGGAGCGCCCTCTCCTGGCGGACCTCCTGGCGACGGGGAAAAGCGATGAGATATCGCGCTGGTACGGGACCTTCTGCGACAAGTCGAAACTGATCGCCGAGGCGTACGAGTCCACCGGCTTCTCCACGAAGGTTCCGGGGGGTGGGAAGTGGCTGCACTTCACAGCTGCTGCGCTGCGGGACACCAGGGGAAAGCTGATCGGCGCCATCGAAACGATCGAGGACATAACGGAGCGGAAGGAGGCGGAGGAGAAGTGGCGCTCCCTCTACAACAACCTCCCGGGGGGGAGCTACACGGTCAACGAGAACCGGATCATCGAGGACGTGAACGACCTGGTCTGCACCATCACCGGCTTCAGCCGCGACGAGCTGGTGGGAAAGCCGTGCGGCGTGATCTGCAGCAACGCGCAAGGGGGGTGCCACTTTCTCGATCACGGCGTCGAGCACCTCGACAACAAGGAGATACTCCTGCGGGGGAAGGACGGGCGGTACATCCCCATCATCAAGAGCGCGCGGCGCATCGTCACCGGAAAGAGGCTGATGGTGGTGGAGAACTTCCAGGACATCACGGAGCAAAAACGACTGGAAGAGCAGTTGCGGCACTCGCAAAAGATGGAGGCGATCGGGCAGATGGCCGGCGGCGTCGCGCACGACTTCAACAACATCCTCACCGTCATCCTCGGAAACGCAAACCTCCTGCAGATGAAGACGGAAGAGAACGAGCCGCTGCTAAGACATCTGGACCAGATAGTGAAGTCCGCCGAAAAGGCCACCCACCTCACCCATAGCCTGCTGGCCTTCAGCCGGAAGCACGTGGTTCGACTGACCGCAGGGAGCGTGAACGATATCGTGCGGAAGGCGGAGAACCTCCTTTCGAGGCTCATCCCGGAGGACATCGAGCTTCGCTTTGTCACCGGCGGAGACTTCCAGGTGAAGGCGGACTCGGTGCAGATCGAGCAGGTCATCATGAATCTGGTGACGAACGCCCGTGACGCCATGCCTGCCGGTGGGATGATCACCGTAGGCACCGACGAGGTGGAACTCGATCCCGATGCGGCACGGATGAAGGGAATGGTGGAGGGGGGGAGATACGTGCGGATCTCCGTTTCGGACAACGGCATCGGGATCCCTGCAGACCTGCACCAGAGGATCTTCGAGCCATTTTTCACCACAAAGGAGACCGGTAAGGGGACGGGTCTCGGCCTCTCCATCGTGTACGGCATCGTAAAGCAGCACAACGGCTACATAGACGTGCACAGCGAGCCCGGAAAGGGGACCGTGATGGAGGTGTGCCTCCCGTCGGTAGCGGAAACGGTTCCGCGGCAGGAAAGGACCGAGAGTGAGCCGCCGCGCGGGCATGAGACGGTCCTTCTCGCGGAGGACGAGCCGATGGTGAGAGAGCTAACCCGGTCGATACTGGAGGCATCGGGGTACCGCGTCCTGGAGGCGGTCGACGGGCTCGATGCGCTGGAGAAGTTCCAGGCCGACGGCGACAAGATCCACCTGCTTCTTTTCGACGTGATCATGCCGCGCATGAACGGGAAGAAGGCGTACGACGAGATCCGGAAGGTGCGCCCCGACGTCGCCGCACTCTTCATGAGCGGTTACACCGGGGACTTCCTGAGCAGCAAAAGGGGGATAGATGAGGACTTCAACTTCATCTCCAAGCCCCTCACCCGGAGCACCTTGCTGCACAAGGTGCGTGAGGTCCTCGAGACGGGCACACCGGTTCCGGCAAAGGCCTGA
- a CDS encoding ABC transporter ATP-binding protein has translation MLELDGIEFAIDGTKILDGISARFEGGKIHGIIGPNGSGKSTLLKTICRIWEPQSGTISINGRDNRTISRKELSTLVTLVPQNTSIGFPISVFDVVSMGRNPHLQRFEGMRQRDREIIERALRQTGIEPLKERNINELSGGEGQLAIIARAIATEAELILLDEPTSELDVRHTLDIFGILDRFREEGKTILVSIHDLNLARKFCDTISILCRGRLFFSGTPEEAFSEENIRQVFEVNVKEYRVEETTFLEFAR, from the coding sequence ATGCTCGAACTGGACGGCATCGAATTCGCCATAGACGGCACGAAGATCCTCGACGGCATCTCCGCGAGATTCGAGGGGGGGAAGATCCACGGCATCATCGGGCCGAACGGCTCCGGCAAATCGACGCTGCTGAAGACCATCTGCAGGATATGGGAGCCGCAGTCCGGGACAATCAGCATAAACGGCAGGGACAACAGGACGATATCGAGGAAGGAGCTCAGCACCCTGGTGACCCTTGTCCCGCAAAACACCTCCATCGGCTTCCCGATCTCCGTCTTCGATGTCGTCTCCATGGGGCGCAACCCGCACCTGCAGCGGTTCGAGGGGATGCGGCAAAGGGACCGGGAAATAATAGAGCGGGCGTTGCGGCAAACGGGTATCGAACCGCTGAAGGAGAGGAACATAAACGAGCTTTCCGGCGGTGAGGGACAGCTCGCCATAATCGCCCGGGCGATCGCCACGGAGGCGGAGCTGATCCTCCTCGACGAGCCGACCTCGGAGCTCGACGTGAGACACACCCTCGATATATTCGGGATCCTCGACCGTTTTCGCGAAGAGGGGAAGACGATCCTGGTAAGCATCCACGACCTGAACCTCGCGAGGAAATTCTGCGACACCATCTCGATCCTCTGCCGCGGCAGGCTCTTTTTTTCCGGCACGCCCGAGGAGGCCTTCTCGGAGGAGAACATACGGCAGGTGTTCGAGGTGAACGTGAAGGAATACAGGGTGGAGGAGACGACGTTCCTCGAGTTCGCGCGATAA
- a CDS encoding ABC transporter substrate-binding protein has product MGAFLLHALLLVCSIIFCATHSEGADQKAPLDLERLRTELSLVRGTGKTQGGWPREIRSPLKTYDFKSDTFRQEGRTLLVQKKPLRLIPHSVGVAEILWAICPRERLVAFNELSADPESSFIAAEVRQRGPIFRSKETELVLGYRPDLVFTVSYSSPDFKEKLRQARIPTFDLGYFGTIDSIKEQIALIGTVIGEEGNAAALVSLIDRKMRELKTKLPRKGPPVRVLYYDEGGYVPGATSNFDSICRMIGAVNVGTEQGIKSWSQVDYETVLKWNPDVVVVPARSKLRDILMSSRVLAHARAIRSGAVYYVPGVYLRASSQYMLLSADYLAGVIYRPPR; this is encoded by the coding sequence ATGGGAGCATTCCTGCTACACGCACTGCTTCTGGTCTGCTCCATCATCTTCTGCGCGACCCATTCGGAGGGAGCCGATCAGAAGGCTCCCCTCGACCTGGAGAGGCTGAGAACGGAGCTGAGCCTGGTCCGTGGGACCGGAAAGACGCAAGGGGGATGGCCGCGGGAGATCCGCTCTCCACTCAAGACCTACGACTTCAAAAGCGACACCTTCCGCCAGGAAGGACGAACGCTGCTAGTGCAGAAGAAGCCGCTACGGCTGATACCACATTCCGTCGGCGTAGCCGAGATCCTGTGGGCGATCTGCCCGCGGGAGCGCCTGGTCGCGTTCAACGAGCTCTCCGCCGACCCGGAATCCAGCTTCATTGCAGCCGAGGTGCGCCAGCGCGGACCTATCTTCCGCTCGAAGGAGACGGAACTCGTGCTCGGCTACCGCCCGGACCTCGTCTTTACCGTCTCCTATTCGAGCCCCGACTTCAAGGAGAAGCTCAGGCAGGCGCGCATACCGACCTTTGACCTCGGCTACTTCGGAACGATCGACTCCATAAAGGAGCAGATCGCCCTCATCGGCACCGTGATCGGAGAGGAAGGGAACGCCGCCGCGCTGGTGAGCCTGATAGACCGGAAGATGCGGGAACTGAAGACGAAGCTGCCGCGCAAAGGGCCGCCGGTGCGGGTGCTCTACTACGACGAGGGAGGCTACGTCCCCGGCGCCACGTCGAATTTCGACTCGATCTGCAGGATGATAGGCGCGGTCAATGTGGGGACGGAGCAGGGGATAAAGTCGTGGTCGCAGGTCGATTACGAAACGGTGCTGAAGTGGAACCCGGATGTGGTGGTCGTTCCAGCGCGGTCGAAGCTCAGGGACATCCTCATGTCCAGCCGCGTCCTCGCCCACGCCCGCGCCATCAGGAGCGGCGCCGTCTACTATGTACCCGGGGTGTATCTCCGGGCGTCGTCACAGTACATGCTCCTGAGCGCCGACTACCTCGCCGGGGTCATATACCGCCCCCCCCGCTGA
- a CDS encoding MFS transporter: MKKEMGKGAAEVLQIETSIPARMDRLPWCRFHWLVVIALGITWILDGLEVTLKGAISGVLQDPGTLHFTSQQIGTIASFYLVGAVAGSLFFGYLTDLLGRRLLFFITLAVYFAGVFLSAFSWNLGSFILFRFITGLGIGGEYAAINSAIDELIPARVRGRIDLIVNGSYWIGAAVGSGSTIILLDPHILPVNVGWRVGFAIGAALSLFILVLRRKVPESPRWLITHGRLHEAEEMVARIEAEVERETGQKLEDAEETLTIHPHRRFGFGAIIRGMFTLYPRRTVLGLTLMVSQAFLYNAIFFTYAMILTTFYNVPGSQTGLYLLPFALGNFCGPLILGIFFDTIGRRQMIAATYTISALLLAVTGYLFNIAALTPFSQTAMWTVIFFFASPAASSAYLTVSEIFPLETRAFAIAFFFAIGTAAGGVVAPWLFGTLIGTGSRQGVFYGYLGAALLMLLAAVVEGAIGVKAERTSLEKIAAPLSASLE, encoded by the coding sequence GTGAAAAAGGAAATGGGAAAAGGGGCGGCAGAGGTCCTGCAGATAGAGACGTCGATCCCCGCACGGATGGACCGCCTCCCGTGGTGCAGGTTCCACTGGCTGGTGGTGATCGCCCTCGGGATCACCTGGATCCTCGATGGGCTGGAGGTGACGCTCAAGGGTGCAATCAGCGGGGTCCTTCAGGATCCGGGCACCCTCCACTTCACCAGCCAGCAGATCGGGACTATCGCTTCCTTCTACCTCGTCGGCGCTGTTGCAGGATCCCTTTTCTTCGGCTATCTCACGGACCTCCTTGGACGGCGGCTCCTCTTTTTCATCACCCTTGCCGTCTACTTCGCCGGTGTCTTCCTCTCCGCCTTCAGCTGGAACCTCGGGAGCTTCATTCTCTTTCGCTTCATCACGGGGCTCGGGATCGGCGGGGAGTACGCCGCCATAAACTCGGCAATTGACGAGCTGATCCCGGCGCGGGTGCGGGGGCGCATCGATCTCATCGTCAACGGAAGCTACTGGATCGGGGCCGCCGTGGGCTCCGGTTCGACGATCATCCTGCTCGACCCCCACATCCTGCCGGTCAATGTCGGCTGGCGGGTCGGCTTCGCGATCGGGGCCGCTCTTAGCCTATTCATCCTGGTGCTGCGTCGCAAGGTGCCGGAGAGCCCCCGCTGGCTCATTACCCACGGTAGGCTGCATGAGGCGGAGGAAATGGTGGCCCGCATAGAGGCGGAGGTTGAGCGGGAAACAGGGCAAAAGCTCGAGGATGCAGAGGAAACGCTGACCATCCATCCGCACCGGCGGTTCGGCTTTGGCGCCATCATCCGTGGCATGTTCACGCTCTACCCGAGGCGCACGGTGCTCGGGCTGACACTGATGGTGTCGCAGGCCTTTCTCTACAACGCCATCTTCTTTACCTACGCCATGATCCTCACCACCTTCTACAACGTCCCGGGGAGCCAGACGGGGCTGTACCTTCTTCCCTTCGCCCTCGGAAACTTCTGCGGCCCCCTCATCCTCGGGATCTTCTTCGACACGATCGGGCGGCGGCAGATGATAGCTGCGACCTACACCATCTCAGCGCTCCTCCTTGCCGTCACCGGCTACCTCTTCAACATCGCCGCCCTCACCCCCTTTTCCCAGACCGCCATGTGGACGGTCATCTTCTTCTTCGCCTCCCCGGCCGCCAGTTCGGCATACCTGACAGTCAGCGAGATCTTCCCGCTGGAAACGAGGGCATTCGCCATCGCCTTCTTTTTTGCCATCGGCACAGCCGCCGGAGGAGTCGTCGCTCCGTGGCTTTTTGGCACCCTGATCGGGACCGGGTCGCGGCAGGGGGTCTTCTACGGGTACCTCGGCGCGGCGCTTCTTATGCTTTTGGCAGCGGTCGTGGAAGGTGCAATCGGAGTGAAAGCGGAACGGACCTCCCTGGAAAAGATAGCAGCACCCCTTTCTGCCTCGCTGGAATGA